One window from the genome of Bubalus kerabau isolate K-KA32 ecotype Philippines breed swamp buffalo chromosome 17, PCC_UOA_SB_1v2, whole genome shotgun sequence encodes:
- the BLOC1S3 gene encoding biogenesis of lysosome-related organelles complex 1 subunit 3, whose amino-acid sequence MESQSRRRRPLRRPETLVQGEAAESDSDLSASSSEEEELYLGPSGPTRGRPTGLRVAGEAAETDSDPEPEPKAAPRDLPPLVVQRETAGEAWAEEEAPAPAPARSLLQLRLAESQARLDHDVAAAVSGVYRRAGRDVAALAGRLAAAQAAGLAAAHSVRLARGDLCALAERLDIVASCRLLPDIRGVPGTEPEQDPGPRA is encoded by the coding sequence atggagtctcagagtcgTCGGCGGAGGCCGCTGCGGAGGCCTGAGACTTTGGTGCAGGGGGAAGCGGCCGAGTCGGACTCGGATCTCTCTGCGTCCTCGTCGGAGGAGGAGGAGCTGTACCTGGGCCCCTCGGGCCCAACGCGCGGCCGCCCCACGGGACTGCGAGTGGCTGGGGAAGCCGCGGAGACCGATTCAGACCCCGAGCCGGAGCCGAAGGCTGCGCCGCGGGACCTGCCTCCGCTCGTGGTGCAGCGGGAGACGGCCGGGGAGGCCTGGGCGGAGGAAGAGGCCCCGGCGCCCGCCCCTGCGCGCTCGCTGCTGCAGCTCCGGCTAGCTGAGAGCCAGGCACGGCTGGACCACGACGTAGCGGCCGCGGTGAGCGGCGTGTACCGCCGCGCGGGCCGTGATGTGGCCGCCCTAGCCGGTAGGCTGGCGGCTGCCCAAGCAGCGGGATTAGCCGCAGCCCACAGTGTGCGTCTGGCGAGGGGGGACCTCTGCGCGCTGGCGGAGCGTCTGGACATCGTGGCCAGCTGCCGCCTGCTGCCCGACATCCGCGGTGTGCCGGGGACCGAGCCTGAACAAGACCCCGGACCGAGAGCCTAG